In Bordetella genomosp. 11, the sequence CGGGCGCCGCCGCCGTAGTACAGCGCATAGGCGTCGTCGCCGTGCGTCGTGACGGAGCCGGACACCACCGCCGCGCCCGCCTCCAGCGCCTGGATGCCATGTTCCCGGTCATGCCGCGTCACGATAGGCCCCTGCACACGGGCCAGGCCTTCGGGATTGCCGTTGGTGGCCTGGACCGTCGTATCCGCCGGCCCGAACTGCCTGACGTGCTGGCCGCCGTAAGCCGGATCGGCAGCGCCGGCCAGCAGGCCGAAGGACGTCGCGCCGTACAAGGCGCGCAGGATCCACGGCGCCTGGCCGCGGTGGGTCGCCGGATGTCCGCCTGGTGGGCGGATGCGCTGGAACATCGGGGGTGGGTACGACGATGGCGGGGATGCAGGGTGTTGCGGGTCAGACATACTGCTCCTAAAGCGCTAAGGGTGGGAAAAACCGGTTGCTGCGTACTCTCTGTGGTGGATGGGAATTCGCCGCGGGCCGCAAGGCGCGCGGACGGATAAGCCGGCCTGTCGGGATGCGCCGGGGCGAGCGGCCGACGGGCGCATGGCGCGGCAGCGCATCGCGGCAACGGCGCCGGGGAAAAGGGCTACGGTGGAGGGCGGTGCGCTTCGCCCGCGCGTGGCGCCGCAACAGCGGGCGCATGCGTTCGAGGCGGCATCGACGCGACGATGGGCAGTACTTGCCCGCGCACGCCCGGTTCATCGGACGTGCGGCGCGCGTCGAGCGCTAACAGCGAAGCGTCAGCAGGGAGGTCGCGCGTAACGGTGCCCGTTGAGGGAACCGCGCGTTCCTCCGAAGAAGGTAAAGCGGGGAGGCGCCATGAACCGCGGGCGCGCCACGATCCGGGTGGTCAGGGAGTGGAACTGCGGAAGCGGGGAGTAGGTCAACGAAGTCATCAAGCTGCGGGGTCTACGGCCAGATCGATCTGGGTGCAACAGGGTTGGGTCATGAAGAGGCCCATTCGTCGCGCGCGTAGAAGACGGGGTTCCTGTTTGATGCAGGAATTCCCCGCCTCCATAACTTATAGGACTTACTCTTAGCGACGGCGCCGCCGGATCGAGCCGATGACATCCCGCGTAACCGGCAGCGCTCCGCTCAGGGAATTACGCCGCAGGCCGCGCGCGCACCGCCGCCGCCCAGCGGCAGGGGATGGTCGCTATGGTTGTCCCCGCCGACGTGGATCATCAGCGCGTGCTTGTGGACCTCGGCGAGCTTCAGGCGTGGCGCCAGTACGGGGTTGGTGGCGTTGCCCGCGGCGTCGACGTATAACGCGGGCAGGTCGCCGCGGTGGCCGTCGCCCCATGGGCTGCCGTGCTTCTTCGTCCCGTTCGGGTCGTAGTGGCCGCCCGCGGCCCCGGCGGGCACGGGCTTGCCGTCCTGCTGCGAGGGGCCGCAATCGCCTTTTTCGTGGATGTGGAAGCCGTGCAGGCCGGGCGGCAGGCCCTTCAGGTTGGGAGTCAGGAGCAGGCCGTACTTGTTTTGCGACAGGGTGACGGTGCCTATGTCCTCTCCTTTGCCGGTGGGGGTGGCCAGCGCCATCGGGACCGTGACGTCGGCCCGCGCGGGAGCGGCCGCGAACAGCGCGGCGGCGGCCACCGCTGTCGCCGCCAGCAGGGCCTTGCGGGAATGGGAATGTTTCATCGGACCTCCTTCCGGGAATGGCCGGCGCCGGGTTGGCGGCCGGTGTGCCGAGTGTGACCGAAGCTTGCGCATTCGTCAGCCGGCAATGCGTTACCGGAGTTTGGTCAGGCCAGGACGCTGAAGCCTATGGTCGTGGCATCGGCATCGCTGCTGGCGAACACGTCGCCGCCATGCATGGTGGCCACCGCCTTGACGATGGCCAGGCCCAGGCCATGGCCATGGGTGTGGCCATTGTCGTGGCGGGCGGCGTCGACCCGGTAGAAACGGTCGAACAGCCGTGGCAAATGCACGGGGTCGATCGCCGGCCCTGGATTGGAAACGGCGATGCGCACCGTGCCGGGCTGCGACTCGATGCGGACGGTGATGCGGCGCCCGCATTCGGTATGCTGGATGGCATTCTGCAACAGGTTGGTGACCGCCCGGCGAAAGCGCGCCGTGTCCAGCGAGGCCTGTGCCTCGGTGTCGCCTTCGATGTCCACGGCCAGGCGCATATCGTCCAGGACGAATTCGAAGAACTCGATGGTCTTGCCGACTTCCGCCGCCACGGGCGTGCGCACCAGTCCGGTGGCGGCTTCGCCCTGGTCGGCGCGGGCCAGGAACAGCATGTCGTTGACGATGGCGCGCAGCCTGTCGAGCTCTTCCAGGTTGGACTGCAGCACTTCCTCCAGGTCCGTGGCGCTGCGGCGGCGCGAGAGCGCGACCTGGGTCTGGCCGATCAGGTTGGTGAGGGGGGTGCGCAATTCATGGGCGACGTCGGCATTGAAGGCTTCCAGGCGGGTATAGGCGGTTTCGAGCCGGCTGAGCGCGCCGTTGAAGGCGCCAGCCAGGTCGGCCAGCTCGATGGGCAGCGTGGCGACGTTCAGCCGCTGCGACAGGTGCCGGGGGCTTAGCATGCTGGCTTCGCTCGATAGCCGCTGCAGCGGCAGCAGGCCCATGCGGGCCACCCAGTGGCTTAGCAGCATGATCAGCAGCACGGCCGACAGCAGCAGGCCGGCCAGGGCGATCAGGAAGGTATGCAGCGTATGGAAGTAGGGGGCCGTCTCCATCCCGACGATGAACTTGACCGTGGGACGCTCCTGCAGCGCCGGGACGGTGCGGACCAGCACGCGCATGGGGTATTCGCGGCCGGGCATGGCGATGCTGTAGAAGCCGTCGGCCGGCGGGCTGGCGGCCAGGCTGGGGGGAACGTCCCTGCCATAGGCGTAGGCTGGATCCGGGCTCAGGATCCAGAAGCGCAGGCTGCCGTCGGCCGGCGTCAGGGTGTCCATCTTGGTTTCGGCGCGGCTCCAGCGTTCGGTGCTGCCCATGCGGTTGAGGGCATACAGCATTTCGTTGGCGGTGGTGTCCAGCACCTCGGTCTGCTGGCGGGCCAATTCCGCCCGCAGGACGCCGTATAGGGCGATGCCGATCAGCGAAAAGGTCAGCAGCGCAACCGATGCGAACATCAGCGCCAGGCGGGTGGTGATGGAACGCTTCATTCGGGCAGCGCTTCGTCGCGCTGTTCCAGGACATAGCCCATGCCGCGTATGGTATGCAGCAGGCGGACGCCGAAGGGCGCATCGATCTTGGCGCGCAGCCGCTTGATGGCCACTTCGACGACGTTGACGTTGCTGTCGAAGTTCATGTCCCAGACCAGCTCGGCGATCGCGGTCTTGGAGAGGATCTCGCCCTTGCGCCGTGCCAGCACGGCAAGCAGGGCGAACTCCTTGGCGGTCAGGTCGATGCGCACGCCGGCGCGCTGCGCCTTGCGGCTGGCCAGGTCGATCTGCAGGTCGCCGATACGCAGGTGCATGGGCTCCTGGGCGCGGCCGCGGCGGGTCAGGGCCTGCAGGCGGGCCAGCAGTTCCAGGAAGGAAAACGGCTTGACCAGGTAGTCGTCGGCGCCGTCCTGCAAACCGCGTATGCGGTCTTCCACACCGTCGCGCGCCGTCAGCATGATGACGGGCGTCTGTCGCATGCGCCGCAGTTCGCGCAATACGCGGAAGCCGTCCAGCCCCGGCAGCATGGCGTCCAGGACGATGACGTCGTAATCATGCTCCAGGGCCAGGTGCTGGCCGTCGATGCCGTTGTGCGCCAGATCGACGGTGCAGCCTTGCTCGGTCAGCCCCTTGTGCAGGTAGTCGGCCGTTTTGAGCTCGTCTTCGACGATCAGGATTTTCATGCCGCTCTTTTACCCTATTTCTGCACCAGTGGCTCGTCCTGCCTGGTGCCGTCCGCGCCGGCCCGCCGCGCCGCCTTGCGATCGGCGCGGGCCTGCCTGCGCTTCAGGTACCAATAATGCGCGCGGTCCAGGTAAAGGTAGACGACGGGCGTGCTGAACAGGGTCAGGGCCTGGGACACGATCAGCCCGCCCACCATGGCGTACCCCAGCGGACGCCGCAGCTCGGCGCCCTGGCCGTTGCCCAGCATCAGCGGCAGGCCGCTGAGCAGCGCGCACATCGTCGTCATCATGATGGGGCGGAAGCGCAGCAGGCAGGCCTGGTAGATGGCTTCCTGGGGCGACATGCCGTGCTCGCGTTCGGCGTGCAGGGCGAAGTCGATCATCATGATGCCGTTCTTTTTCACGATGCCGATCAGCAGAATGATGCCGATCAGCGCGATCACGCTCAGGTCGTAGCCGCCCGCGCGCAGGATCAGCAGCGCGCCCAGCCCCGCCGAAGGCAGGGTGGAAAGGATCGTCAGCGGATGGATGTAGCTTTCGTAGAGAAAGCCCAGCACGATATAGACGGCGATCAGCGCGGCGGCAATCAGGTAGGGCTGGGACTTGAGCGAGTCGCCGAAGGCGCGCGCGGCGCCCTGGAACGATCCGACCAGCGTGGCCGGCACGCCCATGGCCGTCTTGGTCGCGTCGATCGCCTGTACCGCCTCGCCCAGCGACGTGCCGGGCGCCAGGTTGAAGGACAGGGTTACCGCCGGGAACTGGCCCTGGTGGTTGATGGCCAGGTAACCCGTCTTGGTGGTATCCAGCTTGACGAACGTGGACAGCGGAACCTGCTCGCCGGTCAGCGGGGATGTCAGATACAGCTTGCTGAAGAGGGAGGGATCCCGCTGCAGCGCCGGCGTGACTTCCAGCACGACGTGATAGCTGTTCAATTGCGTGAAGTACTGCGCCACCTGGCGCTGGCCGATGGCGTCGTAGATGGTGGAATCGATCAGGGCGGGCGAAATCCCGAAGCTGGACGCCCGCGCGCGGTCGATGGTCAGGGTGGCGGTGGGCGCGTTGCTTTGCTGGTCGGACGCGACGTCGGTCAGTTGGGGCAGTTGCGCGAACCGCGTGGCCAGCCTGGGCGCCCATTCGTTCAGTTCGTCCAGGTTGGAATCGGTCAGGGTGTACTGGTACTGCGTGCGCGACAGGCGGCCACCGACGTTGATGTCCTGCCCGGCCTGCATGTACAGCGTAACGCCTTCCACCTGCGCGACCTTGGGCCGCAGGCGGCGGATCACCTCGTCGGCGCTATCCTTGCGGCCATCTTCCTTGGAGCGCAGGCCGATATAGAACCGGCCCGTGTTGAACTGGGTCGGATCGCCGTTCATGCCGAAGGCCGCCACGTCCTTGTCCTGGCGCACGATATCCGCCAGCCGCACCATGCGGCTGTTCATGGCGGCGAACGAAGAGTCCTGCGCCGATTGCGCGAAGCCGAAGATGTAGCCCGTATCCTGCTGCGGAAAGAAGCCCTTGGGGATCGTCAGGAACATCAGCACCGTAACGGCCACCGTGGCGATGAAGCTCATCAGCGTGATGAACTGGTGGCGCAGCACCCACTGGAGTCCGCGCTTGTAGCCGCCCAGCATCACGTCGAAGCCGCGCTCGAACAGCATGAACAGCCGCCCGTGTTCGCGGCCATGCTGGTTCTTCAGGTAGCGCGAGCACAGCATCGGCGTCAAGGTCAGCGACACAATGACCGAAACCAGGATCGTCAGCGTGACGGTGACGGCGAACTCGCGAAACAGCCGGCCGACGATCCCGCCCATCAGCAGCAGCGGGATGAACACGGCGACCAGCGATACCGAGATGGACATGATGGTGAAGCCGATCTCGCCGGCGCCTTTGTAGGCGGCCTCCAGCGGACCCATGCCGTCCTCCACGTGGCGATATATGTTCTCGAGCATCACGATGGCGTCGTCGACAACAAAGCCCACCGCGATCGTCAGCGCCATCAGCGACAGGTTATCCAGGCTGAAGCCGGCCACGTACATCATGGCCGCCGTTCCCATCAGCGCCAGCGGGACGGTGATGCAGGGTATCAGCGTCGCGGCGACGTCGCGCAGGAAGACGAAGATGATCATGACCACCAGGACGATGGTAATGATCAGCGTGAACTCCACGTCCTGCACGGACGCGCGGATGTTCTGCGTGCGGTCGATGATGGTGTTGATCTGCACCGTCGGCGGAATGGCCGCGCGCAGGCGCGGCATGGCGTCCTTGATGGCGTCGACGGTATCGATCACATTGGCGCCCGGCTGCTTGCTGATCTGCAGCACGATGCCGCGCCCGTTGGTGATCGTATTGCCGGGCGCCGCCGCCGGGCCGGCGTAGGCCCAGGCGGCCAGTTTGTTGTTCTCCGGGCCGTCCACGGCCACGCCGACATCGCGCACGCGGATCGGCGCGCCGTTGCGATAGGCGATCACCATGTCGTTCCACGGGGCCGCCTTGAGCAACTGGTCGTTGGTGTAGGTCGTGAAGCTTTGCGTGGGCCCGTCGATCGTGCCCTTGGGCTGGTTCACCGTGGTCGTCGCGATGACGTTGCGCACATCCTCCAGGCTCAGGCCCAGCGACTTCAGCTTTGCCGGGTCCACCTGCACACGCACAGACGGCTTCTGCTGGCCGCCGATATTGACCAGGCCGACGCCCTTGATCTGCGAAATCTGCTGCGCCAGGATGTTGTCGGCGTAGTCGTTGACTTCGGTGATGGGCAGCGTGTCCGACTGCACGCTCAGGATCATGATGGGGGCGTCGGCCGGGTTGACCTTGCGGAAGGTCGGCGCGTTCGGCAGGTTGGACGGCAGTTGTCCGGACGCGGCGTTGATGGCGGCCTGCACGTCCACGGCGGCCGACTCTATGCTGCGGTCCAGGTCGAATTGCAGCGTGATCTGCGTCTGGCTCTGGCCGCTGAGCGAGGTCATCTGCGACAAACCGGCGATCAGCGAGAACTGCCGCTCCAGGGGCTGGGCGACGTTCGACGCCATGGTCTCCGGACTGCCGCCCGGCAGGCTCACCGTTACCTGGATGGTGGGGAAGTCCACCTGCGGCAGCGGCGCCACGGGCAGCAGCGGCCAGGCGGCGATGCCCACCAGCAGGATCGCCAGCGCCAGCAGGCTGGTGCCGATGGGGCGCTTGATGAAGGTGGCGGAAATACTCATCGGCCTTCTCCCTTGGGCGCATTGGCGCCCGTGCCGGCCGCGCGGGCATCCGGCGCGCCGGCGCGCGTAGCGGTGGCGGCCGGCGGATCGGCCATCGCGGTCGCCGCTGCGGATTCACTCGTGTGCAGGCCGGGGCGCAGCTTGTATTGCCCGTCCACGACCACGCGTTCGCCGGCCTTCAGGCCGTCGTCCACCACGGCGACGTTGTCCTGGATCACCGCCACGCGGATCGGCTGGATGCGCGCGATGCCCTGGTCGTCCAGCGCATAGGCATAGGTGCCGTTCTGGCCGCGCTGCACGACGGCGGCGGGCACCGTCAGGGCCTGCTTGCGCACGCCCAGCTGCAGCCGCGCGTTCACGTACTGGCCGGGCCACAGCACGTGGCGCGGGTTGGGAAACAGCGCCTTCAGCTGCACGGTGCCGGTAGTAGTGTCGATCTGGTTGTTGACCAGCACGAGCTTGCCTTCGCCCAGCGGCTGGTTGGATTCGCGTCCCAGCGCCGTCACGGGCAGTCCCTGCGGCGTGTCCGCCATCGCGGTATTGATGTCGCCGACCGCCGATTCCGGCACCGTGAAGATGACGGAGATGGGATCGATCTGGTTGATGACGACCAGGCCGCCGGTGTCGGTCGCGTGCACGATATTGCCCGGGTCCACCAGCCGCGCGCCCACCCGGCCGCCGATGGGCGCGGTAATGGTGGTGTAGCCAAGCTGGACCTGCGCGAACGCGACCTGGGCCTCATCCATCTGCACCGTCGCTTCCAGTTGCGACACCAGCGCGCGCTGCGTGTCCAGTTGCTGCTGCGTGGCGGCGTCCTCCTTGGTCAGCTGGGTGAAGCGCTTCAGGTCCAGGCGGGCGTTGACCAGCTGCGCCTGGTCCTTGGCCTGCGTCGCCTTGGCCTGCGCCAGCTGCGCCTGCAGGGCGCGCGGATCCAGTTGCGCCAGCATCTGGCCGGCCTTCACGTCCTGGCCTTCGACGAAGCCCACTTTGTCGAGTTCGCCGTCAACGCGGGTTTTAACGGTCACCGACTGGTTGGCCGTCACGGTGCCCACGCCGGTCAGGTAGATGGGCACGTCCTGTTGCTCGACCCGCGTGGAGGTCACGATAACGGGCGGCGTCTTGGGTGCTGGCGCGTCGGCCGATTCGGCTTTTCGCGTCATGCCCCAAAAGACGGCGGCGACGGCGACCAGCGCCACGCCGGCGACCGCGAATCCGGCGCGGCGCCGGGACAATGCATCTGCCATGATCTTCGCTCTCGTTTCCTGGAATTCGTTTCGCGTCAGTGGACGGCGGTGCCGGCGTCGGCCATCGGCGTATCCAGCCGCGCGGCGTTCCAGCCGCCGCCCGTGGCCTTGATCAGCGCGACGCTGGAAAGCAGGCGTCGGCCCAGCAGGTCGACGGCGGTGCGTTCATTGGACAGGGTCAGCGCCTGCGCGGTGACCACGGTCAGATATGTGGTGGTACCGGCGCGGTACTGCGCCAGCGCCAGGCGCTCGGAAAGCCTCGACGCTTCCACAGCCTGGTCCTGCGCGACGCTTTCATTGGCCAGTACGCGCAGGTTCGACAGGTTGTCCTCGACTTCCTGGAAACCGCCCAGGACGGTCTGCTTGTATTGCGCGACCGCGGCATCGAAGCCGGCGCGGGCTTCGTCCACGCGCGCCCCTCGCAGCCCCCCGTCGAATACCGTCTGGGCCAGCGCGGCGCCCAGCGACCAGATACGGCTGGGCGTGTTGAACCACTGCGACAGCGCGGCCGTGCCGCTGCTGAAGCCAAGGCCGCCGCTCAGTATCAGGTCGGGATAATAGGCGGCTTGCTCCACCCCGATCTGCGCGTTGGCGGCGGCGGCAAGGCGTTCCGCGCTTGCGATGTCCGGCCGCCGCTCCAGCAATTGCGACGGCACGCCGGCGGGAATGGCCGGCACATTGGCCTGCCAGCTTTCGGGCGCGGGCGGCAGCGTGAAGTCGGCGGGCGCGCGGCCGGTCAGGATGGCGATGGCGTGTTCGAGTTGATCGCGCTGCGTGTCCAGGTCGATGGCGGACGCCTGCGCCGTGCGCAGTTGCGCTTCGGCCAGCGCGACATCGGAACGCAGGGCGACGCCGGCGTTGTACTGGCTTTGCGTAAGTTTCAGCGAGCGCTCGAAGGCGGCGATGGTGCGCGCGAACAGGGCCTTCTGTTCGTCCGTGACGCGCAGCTGCAGATAATCCTGGGCCAGGGCGGCCTGCACGCTCAGGCGGGCGGCGGCCAGCTGGGCGGCGCTGGACTGCGCGGTGGCGTTGCTGGCTTCGACGGAGCGGCGCACGGCGCCCCAGAGGTCGGGTTCCCAGCTGGCATCGAGCGTGGCGGCATAGGTATTGCCCAGTTTGGTGCCGCTGTTGGTCATGCTGCGCGTGCGGTCGGCCGATACGCCGGCCGTCACCTGCGGCCAGAAAGCGGCGCGCGCCTGTGCGACGAGCGCGCGGGCCTGCCGATACTGCGCGGCGGCCTGGGCGATGGTCTGGTTGGCAACGTTGGCCTGGGCCATCAGGCGATCCAGGGTTTTATCGCCGTAGATCTCCCACCAGTTCTGGTTGGGATCGACCTGGCCGGGCTGCGCGGTCTTCCAGGGGCCGGCTTCCTTGTAGGCGGCGGGGATTTCCATGGTCGGGCGGACGTAGTCGGGCCCGACGGCACAGCCGGACAGCAGCGCCAACGCCGACAGCGCGGCCGGAACGAAGGAAAGGCGGCGCCCTGCACGGCGCCCGATCGGGGTAAGGGCAATCATGATGCCCGTACTGTACGAAGCGATCCGGGACGATAGGCTGTCCGAAAACTGACATTCCTGTCAGTTACATGGGGCGCGCCTCGGGAGCCGAGCGGAAATCGCCTTTTTGGGAGTGCGATTTCTTATTGTGCAGGGGACGCCTTTACCCATGGATATGGCGTCTCCGTTGACCGTGACGGCCGTATCGGTCGCTGCGTCATAAACCTGGGAAGAATGGCGTAGCCGGCCTATTTTTCGGATGCTTTGAATACGGCTATACGATTGGCCAGCTTGTCGGAAGTGGGCGAGCCGTTCAGACCCGAGAGGTAAAGCACACTATTGGCGCTGTCCACCCATGTTCCCGGCCTGCCCGCGTAATCCAGGAAGGTGGGCAGCGGGTCGCCGGTAAGCGTGACCTGCGTGTCCGTTCGTATATCGACGACCGGTGCTTGCGCGAACACCTCTATCGTATAAAGCAGTCCCAGGTTCTGGTCCAAAGACGGGCAAACTTCAGAGCCGCCGACGATCGTGTTTTCCCCGCGTGTGAAGTTGCCGCCAGGATCCACGGTATACGGCATGATGTAT encodes:
- the sodC gene encoding superoxide dismutase family protein: MKHSHSRKALLAATAVAAAALFAAAPARADVTVPMALATPTGKGEDIGTVTLSQNKYGLLLTPNLKGLPPGLHGFHIHEKGDCGPSQQDGKPVPAGAAGGHYDPNGTKKHGSPWGDGHRGDLPALYVDAAGNATNPVLAPRLKLAEVHKHALMIHVGGDNHSDHPLPLGGGGARAACGVIP
- a CDS encoding heavy metal sensor histidine kinase yields the protein MKRSITTRLALMFASVALLTFSLIGIALYGVLRAELARQQTEVLDTTANEMLYALNRMGSTERWSRAETKMDTLTPADGSLRFWILSPDPAYAYGRDVPPSLAASPPADGFYSIAMPGREYPMRVLVRTVPALQERPTVKFIVGMETAPYFHTLHTFLIALAGLLLSAVLLIMLLSHWVARMGLLPLQRLSSEASMLSPRHLSQRLNVATLPIELADLAGAFNGALSRLETAYTRLEAFNADVAHELRTPLTNLIGQTQVALSRRRSATDLEEVLQSNLEELDRLRAIVNDMLFLARADQGEAATGLVRTPVAAEVGKTIEFFEFVLDDMRLAVDIEGDTEAQASLDTARFRRAVTNLLQNAIQHTECGRRITVRIESQPGTVRIAVSNPGPAIDPVHLPRLFDRFYRVDAARHDNGHTHGHGLGLAIVKAVATMHGGDVFASSDADATTIGFSVLA
- a CDS encoding heavy metal response regulator transcription factor translates to MKILIVEDELKTADYLHKGLTEQGCTVDLAHNGIDGQHLALEHDYDVIVLDAMLPGLDGFRVLRELRRMRQTPVIMLTARDGVEDRIRGLQDGADDYLVKPFSFLELLARLQALTRRGRAQEPMHLRIGDLQIDLASRKAQRAGVRIDLTAKEFALLAVLARRKGEILSKTAIAELVWDMNFDSNVNVVEVAIKRLRAKIDAPFGVRLLHTIRGMGYVLEQRDEALPE
- a CDS encoding efflux RND transporter permease subunit; the protein is MSISATFIKRPIGTSLLALAILLVGIAAWPLLPVAPLPQVDFPTIQVTVSLPGGSPETMASNVAQPLERQFSLIAGLSQMTSLSGQSQTQITLQFDLDRSIESAAVDVQAAINAASGQLPSNLPNAPTFRKVNPADAPIMILSVQSDTLPITEVNDYADNILAQQISQIKGVGLVNIGGQQKPSVRVQVDPAKLKSLGLSLEDVRNVIATTTVNQPKGTIDGPTQSFTTYTNDQLLKAAPWNDMVIAYRNGAPIRVRDVGVAVDGPENNKLAAWAYAGPAAAPGNTITNGRGIVLQISKQPGANVIDTVDAIKDAMPRLRAAIPPTVQINTIIDRTQNIRASVQDVEFTLIITIVLVVMIIFVFLRDVAATLIPCITVPLALMGTAAMMYVAGFSLDNLSLMALTIAVGFVVDDAIVMLENIYRHVEDGMGPLEAAYKGAGEIGFTIMSISVSLVAVFIPLLLMGGIVGRLFREFAVTVTLTILVSVIVSLTLTPMLCSRYLKNQHGREHGRLFMLFERGFDVMLGGYKRGLQWVLRHQFITLMSFIATVAVTVLMFLTIPKGFFPQQDTGYIFGFAQSAQDSSFAAMNSRMVRLADIVRQDKDVAAFGMNGDPTQFNTGRFYIGLRSKEDGRKDSADEVIRRLRPKVAQVEGVTLYMQAGQDINVGGRLSRTQYQYTLTDSNLDELNEWAPRLATRFAQLPQLTDVASDQQSNAPTATLTIDRARASSFGISPALIDSTIYDAIGQRQVAQYFTQLNSYHVVLEVTPALQRDPSLFSKLYLTSPLTGEQVPLSTFVKLDTTKTGYLAINHQGQFPAVTLSFNLAPGTSLGEAVQAIDATKTAMGVPATLVGSFQGAARAFGDSLKSQPYLIAAALIAVYIVLGFLYESYIHPLTILSTLPSAGLGALLILRAGGYDLSVIALIGIILLIGIVKKNGIMMIDFALHAEREHGMSPQEAIYQACLLRFRPIMMTTMCALLSGLPLMLGNGQGAELRRPLGYAMVGGLIVSQALTLFSTPVVYLYLDRAHYWYLKRRQARADRKAARRAGADGTRQDEPLVQK
- a CDS encoding efflux RND transporter periplasmic adaptor subunit, with the protein product MADALSRRRAGFAVAGVALVAVAAVFWGMTRKAESADAPAPKTPPVIVTSTRVEQQDVPIYLTGVGTVTANQSVTVKTRVDGELDKVGFVEGQDVKAGQMLAQLDPRALQAQLAQAKATQAKDQAQLVNARLDLKRFTQLTKEDAATQQQLDTQRALVSQLEATVQMDEAQVAFAQVQLGYTTITAPIGGRVGARLVDPGNIVHATDTGGLVVINQIDPISVIFTVPESAVGDINTAMADTPQGLPVTALGRESNQPLGEGKLVLVNNQIDTTTGTVQLKALFPNPRHVLWPGQYVNARLQLGVRKQALTVPAAVVQRGQNGTYAYALDDQGIARIQPIRVAVIQDNVAVVDDGLKAGERVVVDGQYKLRPGLHTSESAAATAMADPPAATATRAGAPDARAAGTGANAPKGEGR
- a CDS encoding efflux transporter outer membrane subunit — translated: MIALTPIGRRAGRRLSFVPAALSALALLSGCAVGPDYVRPTMEIPAAYKEAGPWKTAQPGQVDPNQNWWEIYGDKTLDRLMAQANVANQTIAQAAAQYRQARALVAQARAAFWPQVTAGVSADRTRSMTNSGTKLGNTYAATLDASWEPDLWGAVRRSVEASNATAQSSAAQLAAARLSVQAALAQDYLQLRVTDEQKALFARTIAAFERSLKLTQSQYNAGVALRSDVALAEAQLRTAQASAIDLDTQRDQLEHAIAILTGRAPADFTLPPAPESWQANVPAIPAGVPSQLLERRPDIASAERLAAAANAQIGVEQAAYYPDLILSGGLGFSSGTAALSQWFNTPSRIWSLGAALAQTVFDGGLRGARVDEARAGFDAAVAQYKQTVLGGFQEVEDNLSNLRVLANESVAQDQAVEASRLSERLALAQYRAGTTTYLTVVTAQALTLSNERTAVDLLGRRLLSSVALIKATGGGWNAARLDTPMADAGTAVH